A window of the Fuscovulum sp. genome harbors these coding sequences:
- a CDS encoding cytochrome c oxidase assembly protein produces the protein MLRWNFDPLALAVLVVLAIWAVRSQSGWAAVVVLAFAFLSPLCALSSALFSARVVHHVLLVVVAAPLLSLARPARAGSGVAMPFVLATSVLWLWHIPYAYDAALGHMGLYWVMQASLFGTAVWFWRAAFSQPDGSGAGWVFLAYLAMGMLGALLTFAPSALYITHATAPLSWGLAPLQDQQLGGLIMWMPSGLLFGVWGAMLARRAWRGMGEAT, from the coding sequence ATGTTGCGCTGGAACTTTGACCCGCTTGCACTGGCCGTGCTGGTCGTGCTGGCAATATGGGCCGTGCGCAGCCAATCCGGCTGGGCTGCGGTAGTCGTGCTTGCCTTCGCCTTCCTGTCGCCGCTTTGCGCCCTGTCGTCAGCGCTGTTCTCGGCGCGCGTGGTGCATCATGTGTTGCTCGTTGTGGTGGCCGCCCCACTGCTTTCGTTGGCGCGCCCTGCTCGGGCAGGGTCGGGCGTCGCGATGCCCTTTGTACTGGCGACCAGCGTGCTTTGGCTGTGGCACATCCCTTACGCTTACGATGCCGCGTTGGGGCACATGGGTCTGTATTGGGTCATGCAGGCAAGCCTGTTCGGTACCGCTGTATGGTTCTGGCGCGCGGCGTTCTCGCAGCCGGACGGGTCAGGGGCGGGGTGGGTGTTCCTCGCATACCTAGCGATGGGAATGTTGGGGGCGCTGCTCACGTTTGCACCTTCGGCGCTGTATATCACGCATGCCACAGCGCCTCTGTCCTGGGGACTTGCGCCCCTGCAAGACCAGCAACTCGGCGGTCTGATCATGTGGATGCCTTCGGGCCTGTTGTTTGGGGTCTGGGGGGCGATGCTCGCCCGCCGGGCCTGGCGCGGTATGGGAGAGGCAACATGA
- a CDS encoding CopD family protein, whose translation MTSLEELVPHLKGLHLGFIAIWVAGLVALPRMLARHDRAILQAEFAQIRRATHFGYIWVITPVAILAIFTGSALIFAREVFTAWIFAKLILVTGLVAIHAWVGHTIIAVAETEGTHEPPEPLVPTILTLSLVVGVLCLVLAKPDLGNLPIPSWLLQPLGRHLPFDTPRP comes from the coding sequence ATGACCTCGCTCGAAGAGCTGGTCCCGCATCTGAAGGGGCTGCACCTCGGATTCATAGCCATCTGGGTGGCGGGGCTGGTCGCTTTGCCCCGGATGCTTGCGCGCCATGATCGGGCGATCTTGCAGGCAGAATTCGCGCAGATCCGCCGTGCGACGCATTTCGGGTATATCTGGGTCATTACTCCCGTCGCGATCCTGGCGATATTTACGGGATCGGCGTTGATCTTCGCCCGCGAAGTCTTCACCGCGTGGATTTTTGCAAAGCTCATCCTTGTCACAGGGCTTGTCGCCATACACGCATGGGTCGGCCACACGATCATTGCCGTGGCCGAAACCGAAGGCACCCATGAACCGCCCGAGCCACTGGTTCCAACGATCCTCACATTAAGTCTGGTGGTCGGTGTCCTATGCCTTGTTCTGGCCAAGCCAGATCTGGGCAACCTGCCGATACCGTCGTGGCTTTTGCAACCTTTGGGCCGTCATTTGCCCTTTGATACCCCCAGACCATAG
- a CDS encoding DUF2231 domain-containing protein, which translates to MTQGAEDITPFEDPVTNVPAFQETESRFAIWGHPLHAMTVAFPVALTFCAFGADLLYWWSGQERWAWAALWATGTAFLFGLMAGASGTMELLMVPGIRIRAAAWTHFVIAIMLLSLLGPNWGWRLTGYESAILPWGILMSGFAVLVAAATGWHGGKLVFDYGLGVSKGK; encoded by the coding sequence ATGACGCAAGGGGCAGAGGACATTACCCCGTTCGAAGACCCGGTGACCAACGTTCCCGCCTTTCAGGAAACCGAAAGCCGCTTTGCGATCTGGGGCCATCCGCTGCATGCCATGACCGTGGCCTTTCCGGTTGCCCTGACGTTTTGTGCCTTTGGGGCGGACTTGCTCTATTGGTGGTCGGGTCAGGAGCGTTGGGCCTGGGCGGCGCTCTGGGCGACGGGTACTGCTTTTCTTTTCGGTCTTATGGCAGGCGCCAGCGGGACCATGGAATTGCTGATGGTCCCCGGTATCCGCATCCGCGCCGCAGCCTGGACGCACTTCGTCATTGCCATCATGCTGTTGTCTCTGCTGGGGCCGAATTGGGGCTGGCGGCTTACCGGATATGAATCCGCCATTTTGCCCTGGGGCATCCTCATGTCCGGCTTTGCGGTCCTCGTGGCGGCGGCTACGGGTTGGCATGGCGGAAAGCTCGTTTTTGACTATGGTCTGGGGGTATCAAAGGGCAAATGA
- a CDS encoding cytochrome B, translating into MTTGCEKQLSILHPAGPAARTIADLWWIMLACGVAIFALVIGLLFAALRHNASPPGENADQRATRVWMWGLGLGFPLVTLAALTIYGLVIGERLMPRDASDLVTVQAEARQWAWTFRYAGAPVPATEGVLHIPAGRPVNVEITSTDVIHSFWVPRLAGKLDAVPGHVNVLRIEAANPGIYAGQSAEFSGRGYREHVFSVQAHDEASWAAFLREATP; encoded by the coding sequence ATGACAACGGGTTGCGAGAAACAGCTGTCGATACTGCATCCTGCGGGACCAGCAGCCCGGACAATCGCTGATCTATGGTGGATCATGCTGGCCTGCGGCGTTGCGATCTTTGCTTTGGTCATAGGTTTGCTGTTTGCCGCCTTGCGCCATAACGCCAGTCCGCCGGGCGAAAATGCAGACCAGCGTGCAACGCGCGTCTGGATGTGGGGACTTGGTCTCGGCTTTCCACTGGTGACCCTTGCGGCGCTAACCATTTACGGACTGGTGATTGGCGAGCGGCTGATGCCACGAGATGCATCAGATCTTGTGACCGTTCAGGCCGAGGCGCGGCAATGGGCGTGGACGTTTCGATATGCTGGGGCTCCAGTTCCCGCAACGGAAGGTGTTCTACACATTCCTGCCGGCCGCCCAGTAAATGTCGAAATCACCAGCACCGACGTCATCCATTCTTTCTGGGTGCCACGCCTGGCGGGCAAACTTGATGCGGTCCCAGGCCATGTGAATGTGCTGCGGATCGAGGCTGCAAACCCGGGCATCTATGCGGGGCAAAGCGCAGAGTTCAGCGGGCGCGGCTACCGCGAGCATGTGTTTTCGGTGCAGGCGCATGACGAGGCATCTTGGGCCGCATTTTTGCGCGAAGCCACCCCATGA
- a CDS encoding cbb3-type cytochrome c oxidase subunit I — MTSTTSKPLPRGKALPLHRALSRIWGSEPGWRGWLTTSNNNDIGILFLIVATTFFVTGGILAMLIRAQLATPGSAFMAPEVYNQIFTMHGTVMMFLFAIPFFEAMSMLMLPGMLGTRDLAFPRLGAYGLWVYIFGGSAVIVAMLMGLAPDGGWFMYPPLSSAAFSPGIGADVWLLGITSIEVSAIATAIEVIVTVLRYRAAGMSLSRLPIFAWFILVVSVMILTAFPPMILGSLLLEVERALNWPFFQVENGGDPLLWQHLFWLFGHPEVYIIFLPAAGMIATILPVMARTTLLGYGWVVAAAVSLAVLSFGLWVHHMFTTGIPHMALAFFSAASTLVAVPTSVMIFSWIGTLWRGRVGMALPMLWILGFFATFVIGGLTGVMLAVVPFNWQVHDTHFVVAHLHYVLIGGYVFPMVAAVYYFLPLLTGRTRFFKLGEVAFWLVVPAFHITFLAVHMAGLLGQRRRTWTYDAGQGWELLNLVASVASFVMAIGFALVILDVAVNALVAVRGRRNPWGAGTLEWAAAIPSPAHGFASIPVVRGRYPLHDTPDVALRIARGEGYLGDASRHRRETLIVSTARGAPAQVAVLPGNSFLPFLLAVVTSTSFLAPLFGAYLVTGLALIGVVAVALWWVWGLGSRGDEGPVNVGHGTMLPLASEGRDPPGWWGSLFLLLADGVHFGSLLFGYAFLWTVAPNWPPPSYLQPGGWSVALALAGAVALVAGPRLAVRAIGQSRKSWPAIALGLVGAAALTAAAATVMLDRPNPAGHAYDATLWVLAGHVVFHAALTAIMLCYLAARVAAGYASPARIGEARIVSLWADFTAATGLVALGAAWMPGAFG, encoded by the coding sequence ATGACCAGCACGACATCCAAGCCGCTGCCGCGTGGTAAGGCGCTTCCGTTGCACCGCGCGCTGAGCCGCATCTGGGGCTCCGAACCAGGGTGGCGCGGCTGGTTGACCACCAGCAATAACAACGACATTGGCATCCTGTTTCTGATCGTCGCCACGACCTTCTTTGTGACTGGCGGTATACTGGCCATGCTGATCCGGGCGCAGCTTGCCACACCCGGCTCGGCCTTCATGGCGCCTGAGGTATATAACCAGATCTTCACGATGCATGGCACCGTGATGATGTTCCTGTTCGCCATCCCATTTTTCGAGGCGATGTCGATGCTGATGCTTCCCGGCATGCTGGGGACTCGCGATCTGGCCTTCCCGCGATTGGGCGCCTACGGGCTCTGGGTCTATATCTTCGGCGGCAGTGCCGTGATTGTCGCCATGCTGATGGGATTGGCCCCCGATGGCGGCTGGTTCATGTATCCGCCCCTGTCTTCAGCGGCGTTTTCCCCGGGCATCGGGGCCGATGTCTGGCTCCTCGGCATAACGTCGATCGAGGTCTCAGCCATCGCGACAGCGATCGAGGTCATAGTCACCGTACTGCGATATCGCGCGGCCGGAATGTCGCTTTCGCGGCTGCCTATCTTTGCTTGGTTCATTCTGGTTGTGTCAGTGATGATCCTGACGGCGTTTCCGCCAATGATCCTCGGATCATTGCTGCTGGAAGTTGAACGGGCGCTAAACTGGCCGTTCTTTCAAGTGGAGAATGGTGGTGATCCTCTGCTGTGGCAGCACCTGTTCTGGCTGTTCGGTCACCCCGAGGTTTACATCATCTTCCTGCCTGCAGCGGGCATGATCGCCACCATCTTGCCGGTGATGGCCCGCACCACTCTGCTCGGCTATGGCTGGGTCGTGGCGGCTGCGGTGTCGCTGGCGGTCCTCAGCTTCGGGCTCTGGGTCCACCACATGTTCACAACAGGTATCCCCCATATGGCGCTCGCGTTTTTTTCCGCCGCGTCGACTCTGGTGGCGGTCCCGACCTCGGTGATGATCTTTTCTTGGATTGGCACGCTGTGGAGGGGCCGCGTCGGGATGGCCCTGCCTATGCTTTGGATTCTGGGGTTCTTCGCAACCTTCGTGATCGGCGGGCTGACCGGGGTGATGCTGGCCGTGGTACCGTTCAATTGGCAGGTCCACGACACCCATTTCGTTGTAGCACATCTGCACTATGTCCTGATCGGCGGTTATGTGTTTCCAATGGTTGCGGCAGTCTATTACTTCCTGCCGTTGCTGACCGGGCGGACACGTTTCTTCAAGCTGGGCGAGGTCGCGTTCTGGCTGGTGGTGCCCGCGTTCCACATCACATTCCTTGCGGTGCACATGGCAGGGCTGCTGGGACAGCGCAGGCGGACTTGGACCTATGATGCGGGACAGGGATGGGAGCTCCTGAACCTTGTGGCCTCAGTCGCGTCATTCGTCATGGCCATCGGCTTTGCTCTGGTCATTCTGGATGTTGCGGTGAATGCCCTCGTCGCGGTGCGAGGTCGTCGCAACCCCTGGGGCGCGGGCACGCTGGAATGGGCAGCGGCGATCCCGTCTCCTGCCCACGGATTTGCTTCGATCCCCGTGGTTCGGGGACGCTATCCGCTGCACGATACCCCAGACGTTGCGCTGCGCATCGCACGGGGCGAGGGCTATCTGGGCGACGCATCCCGCCACCGCCGCGAGACGTTGATCGTATCCACGGCACGCGGCGCGCCTGCGCAGGTGGCGGTTCTGCCCGGTAATTCCTTCCTGCCATTCCTACTTGCGGTGGTGACGAGCACCTCGTTTCTGGCGCCGCTGTTCGGTGCCTACCTTGTGACGGGACTTGCGCTCATCGGTGTGGTCGCCGTGGCGCTGTGGTGGGTCTGGGGACTGGGATCGCGGGGCGATGAGGGCCCGGTCAACGTTGGGCATGGAACGATGCTGCCTTTGGCGTCAGAAGGGCGAGACCCGCCCGGTTGGTGGGGGTCACTGTTTCTGTTGCTGGCGGACGGGGTGCATTTCGGCTCATTGCTGTTCGGGTATGCCTTCTTGTGGACTGTGGCGCCGAATTGGCCGCCACCATCGTATCTGCAGCCAGGTGGATGGAGTGTGGCGCTGGCACTGGCGGGCGCAGTCGCGCTGGTGGCGGGGCCCCGCCTTGCAGTGCGCGCGATCGGTCAGTCCCGTAAGTCTTGGCCCGCCATTGCGCTTGGCCTGGTCGGGGCCGCGGCGCTGACAGCGGCTGCGGCGACTGTGATGCTGGACAGGCCGAACCCCGCCGGCCATGCCTATGATGCAACGCTCTGGGTTCTTGCTGGTCATGTGGTTTTTCACGCCGCGCTGACCGCCATAATGCTCTGCTACCTCGCCGCGCGGGTTGCGGCAGGCTATGCTTCCCCTGCGAGGATTGGCGAGGCTCGGATCGTATCACTCTGGGCAGATTTCACCGCAGCGACCGGCCTTGTTGCACTCGGGGCAGCGTGGATGCCAGGGGCGTTCGGATGA
- a CDS encoding PRC-barrel domain-containing protein encodes MKSLLSTTALVVALGFPAMSFAQTSDATTAADTQVSEFPGFLAARSQTDVFASELMGHDVHARRTPVAAADATGSQDMTMMSAAELEEMDNIGQINEIVLSNDGQVRALVIGVGGFLGVGEQDVAVTMDQVTFASDPDNRDEMYVVVNTGADMLKSSPAYKRTAMDSDEMNATAGTTAAETSTETAPDGTQTDRTPFVAPAIERDGYNAIAVTEVTSEMLVGKEVYGVEDNSVGTIDDLILDDSGTISNVIIDFGGFLGMGTSQVSVGYDELTILADEGRSDVRVYVDATKEQVQAQPQYKAAN; translated from the coding sequence ATGAAATCTCTTCTTTCAACCACCGCCCTCGTCGTCGCGCTTGGCTTTCCGGCCATGTCGTTCGCACAGACGTCCGATGCAACCACCGCCGCCGATACGCAGGTTTCCGAATTTCCGGGCTTCCTTGCCGCCCGCAGCCAGACCGATGTCTTCGCATCTGAACTGATGGGGCACGATGTTCACGCGCGCAGAACGCCTGTTGCGGCTGCTGATGCCACCGGTTCGCAGGACATGACCATGATGTCAGCCGCCGAACTGGAAGAGATGGACAACATCGGCCAGATCAACGAAATCGTGCTGTCAAACGACGGCCAAGTTCGTGCCCTCGTCATCGGCGTTGGTGGCTTTCTGGGTGTGGGTGAACAAGATGTTGCCGTGACGATGGATCAGGTCACCTTCGCCTCGGACCCGGACAACCGGGATGAGATGTATGTGGTGGTCAACACCGGCGCAGACATGCTCAAGTCCTCGCCTGCCTACAAACGCACGGCGATGGACAGTGACGAGATGAATGCCACCGCAGGCACCACGGCAGCAGAGACATCGACCGAAACTGCACCGGATGGCACACAAACCGATCGCACCCCTTTTGTCGCCCCCGCGATCGAACGTGACGGCTACAACGCCATCGCAGTGACCGAGGTAACCTCTGAAATGCTGGTCGGCAAAGAAGTCTATGGGGTCGAGGATAACTCGGTCGGCACCATCGACGACCTGATCCTTGATGACAGCGGCACGATCAGCAATGTGATCATCGACTTCGGTGGTTTTCTTGGCATGGGCACCAGCCAGGTGAGCGTCGGCTATGATGAACTGACAATCTTGGCTGATGAAGGCCGCTCTGACGTCCGCGTCTATGTCGATGCAACGAAAGAGCAAGTTCAGGCGCAACCGCAGTACAAAGCGGCCAACTAA
- a CDS encoding DUF6481 family protein, translating to MRKPEDNDFASRRNAAAKAKAAQLEAHRAAKEAAESTRVERQEERIGIAAARDLRRAERDQAKQEEQARVKADELREQAEVIAAANAEADARETALNDRVSRVFEDEAVRKAQRDQRYADRKSRK from the coding sequence ATGAGGAAGCCTGAGGACAATGATTTCGCCAGCCGGCGCAATGCTGCTGCGAAAGCCAAAGCTGCTCAACTTGAGGCCCATCGGGCGGCGAAAGAAGCGGCTGAGTCGACCCGGGTCGAACGGCAGGAAGAACGAATTGGGATTGCCGCCGCCAGAGACTTGCGGCGAGCAGAGCGGGATCAAGCAAAGCAAGAAGAACAAGCGCGAGTGAAAGCTGATGAGTTAAGGGAACAGGCGGAAGTTATTGCTGCCGCCAATGCCGAGGCCGACGCCCGAGAGACTGCCCTGAATGACCGGGTTTCGCGAGTGTTCGAGGACGAGGCCGTTCGCAAGGCCCAACGTGACCAGCGCTACGCCGACCGTAAGTCACGAAAGTAG
- a CDS encoding ATP-binding protein translates to MSGFFLVITFFLGETYTALASGAAIIIFETISNFLYKKELIWPIRAPLWVIVLHWVQNACLTFIYMIPAMIMSRNQDLAIVALGLIWTCGVFIHISNAFGRMPLYTANLLVPVLMATGIVIWSVANNDIEPAGPNGLALLVLAFVLYIYNIAENLFKQQRADTALSAALIESKNRLTDLESTRQQLLNAVEGLNDGFVYFDSEDRLVLANRRFRELYARSAEVIVPGARIEDILRDGLAKQQFFDAIGREEAWLQEQMNVLNSKTVVRQILTDGTVLQVMERRTSDGGRVGLRVDVTEITQAREAAEAASRAKSEFLANMSHEIRTPLNGVLGMADLLAETNLDSQQKSMLGVIRTSGWSLLTLLNDILDLARVEAGKMDLEERSFDLHSATDRLEALHGPTALAKGISFDIFHSSNGTYNRIGDETRIVQILHNLVGNSIKFTESGSVRLKVRANQPDRLVFEVSDTGIGMTQAQVARIFDTFEQAEASTARRFGGSGLGMTIVRRLVDLMQGEITVDSEPGRGTRIVITLRVPVDHESPA, encoded by the coding sequence ATGAGCGGGTTTTTCTTGGTTATCACCTTCTTTCTTGGTGAAACCTACACCGCGCTCGCAAGCGGCGCCGCGATCATCATATTCGAGACGATCTCGAACTTCCTTTACAAGAAAGAACTTATCTGGCCGATCCGGGCCCCGCTTTGGGTGATCGTGCTGCACTGGGTTCAAAATGCATGCCTGACCTTCATTTACATGATCCCGGCGATGATTATGTCACGAAATCAGGATCTTGCCATTGTCGCCCTCGGGCTGATCTGGACCTGTGGTGTGTTCATCCACATCTCAAACGCCTTCGGGCGGATGCCCCTCTACACCGCAAATCTTCTGGTCCCCGTTCTCATGGCCACCGGGATCGTGATCTGGTCTGTTGCCAATAACGATATTGAACCGGCTGGTCCGAACGGGCTGGCCCTGCTCGTGCTTGCCTTCGTTCTGTACATCTACAACATCGCCGAAAACCTGTTCAAACAACAGCGGGCCGACACAGCCCTTTCGGCGGCCCTCATCGAGTCGAAGAACCGATTGACGGACCTCGAGTCCACCCGCCAACAGCTTCTGAATGCCGTCGAGGGGCTGAATGACGGGTTCGTCTACTTCGACAGCGAAGATCGCCTCGTTCTTGCGAACCGTCGGTTCCGCGAACTCTACGCACGCAGCGCCGAGGTCATCGTCCCCGGTGCACGGATCGAAGACATCCTGCGCGATGGTCTGGCGAAGCAACAGTTCTTCGATGCAATCGGCCGCGAGGAGGCGTGGCTGCAAGAGCAGATGAACGTCCTCAATTCCAAGACCGTCGTCCGGCAAATCCTCACAGACGGCACGGTCCTTCAGGTGATGGAACGCCGCACCTCGGATGGCGGTCGCGTCGGGCTGCGTGTCGATGTGACTGAAATCACCCAAGCCCGCGAAGCAGCCGAAGCGGCCAGCCGCGCCAAATCCGAATTTCTGGCCAACATGAGCCACGAAATCCGCACACCGCTGAACGGGGTGCTGGGGATGGCGGACCTTCTGGCGGAAACCAACCTCGACTCGCAACAGAAATCCATGCTCGGGGTCATCCGTACCTCTGGCTGGAGCCTGTTGACGCTGCTCAACGATATCCTCGATCTCGCGCGTGTCGAAGCCGGGAAGATGGATCTGGAAGAGCGCAGCTTCGATCTGCACTCCGCGACCGACCGGCTTGAGGCCCTCCACGGCCCGACAGCCCTCGCCAAGGGCATCTCCTTTGACATCTTCCATTCCTCAAATGGCACCTACAACCGAATTGGCGATGAAACCCGCATTGTTCAGATCCTGCACAACCTTGTGGGCAACTCCATTAAGTTCACGGAAAGCGGATCGGTTCGCCTGAAAGTCCGCGCCAATCAGCCAGATCGCCTTGTGTTCGAGGTAAGCGACACCGGGATCGGCATGACGCAAGCGCAGGTCGCGCGGATTTTCGACACCTTCGAACAGGCCGAAGCAAGCACCGCACGGCGGTTCGGTGGCAGCGGGCTGGGAATGACGATCGTCAGGCGACTGGTCGATCTGATGCAGGGCGAGATCACCGTCGACAGCGAACCCGGACGCGGCACCCGGATCGTGATCACACTTCGCGTGCCCGTCGATCACGAAAGCCCAGCGTGA
- a CDS encoding TerC family protein, with translation MDFLFYEVISKPLWLWLMFLTIVVALMIFDLGVLHKEDHEIGVAESLKLSAFYILISVAFGGYIWWAWSNGTLVTSDGTNPVASYFQGYIIEKVLSIDNVFVISLIFGYFAIPRRYQYRALVWGIIGVIVLRGIMIAIGAELVSNYKWMTLVFAAFLAFTGIKMLFTEEGETDVSKNPMVGLVSRFMNVTKELHGQKFFVRQMDPVKQKMVLFATPLFVALVVINFADVIFAVDSVPAIFLITTDTFIVYTANIMAILGLRALYFALAALVHRFHYLKYALAVVLVFIGLKGFYSYFFGKFDPYLSLAITIGIIASGIFYSLWKTRGSAEDSAH, from the coding sequence ATGGATTTTCTGTTCTACGAAGTGATCAGCAAGCCGCTTTGGCTTTGGTTGATGTTCTTGACCATCGTTGTCGCGTTGATGATCTTTGACCTTGGCGTGTTGCACAAGGAAGACCACGAGATCGGGGTCGCTGAAAGCCTGAAGCTGTCAGCCTTCTACATCCTGATCTCCGTCGCGTTTGGCGGGTACATCTGGTGGGCCTGGTCGAACGGCACCCTTGTCACCAGCGACGGGACCAATCCGGTCGCCTCTTATTTCCAAGGCTACATCATCGAGAAAGTCCTCTCGATCGACAACGTCTTCGTCATCTCGCTGATCTTTGGATATTTCGCCATCCCGCGCAGATACCAGTACCGCGCGCTGGTCTGGGGCATCATCGGTGTGATCGTGCTGCGCGGCATCATGATCGCGATCGGCGCAGAACTGGTATCGAACTACAAGTGGATGACGCTGGTCTTCGCGGCCTTCCTGGCTTTCACCGGCATCAAGATGCTGTTTACCGAAGAGGGTGAGACGGACGTCTCGAAAAACCCGATGGTCGGGCTGGTGTCGCGGTTCATGAACGTGACCAAAGAACTGCATGGCCAGAAGTTCTTCGTAAGACAGATGGATCCGGTGAAGCAGAAGATGGTTCTGTTCGCGACGCCGCTGTTCGTGGCGCTTGTCGTGATCAACTTCGCCGACGTGATCTTTGCCGTCGATTCCGTTCCGGCCATCTTCCTGATCACCACCGACACCTTCATCGTCTACACCGCCAACATCATGGCCATCCTCGGCCTGCGCGCGCTGTATTTCGCGTTGGCCGCGCTGGTGCACCGGTTCCACTATCTGAAATATGCGCTGGCGGTGGTGCTGGTATTCATCGGGTTGAAGGGCTTCTACAGCTACTTCTTCGGCAAGTTCGACCCCTACCTGTCACTGGCCATAACCATCGGGATCATTGCGTCCGGGATCTTCTACTCGCTTTGGAAAACCCGCGGCAGCGCCGAGGATTCCGCACACTAA
- a CDS encoding helix-turn-helix domain-containing protein has translation MPQDRYQTVQDVADRLGVAEATVRHWIKSGALRGIDIGKGWRISDTDLREFLKARETTPRRQEDSSETGRTT, from the coding sequence ATGCCGCAGGACCGATATCAGACGGTGCAGGACGTTGCCGACAGGTTGGGAGTGGCTGAGGCCACCGTGCGGCACTGGATCAAATCCGGCGCGCTGCGCGGGATCGACATCGGCAAGGGCTGGCGCATTTCGGATACGGATCTGAGGGAGTTCTTGAAGGCCCGGGAAACCACGCCGCGCCGGCAGGAAGACAGTTCCGAAACGGGCCGCACCACATAG
- a CDS encoding universal stress protein: protein MPNRIAYLPVNTYPEAAPDPAILAAVGFAASLRCGLHVSTFAVDVPPTASPIGGFLINVEGMARAAEDRSKAECARLHTLIKGAAQPELNLSITNQTVMMGAALEAATTEARSYDLAVLPWSSDTLSAQDMAQSLVFGAGVPVILVPPSAIAASVDHIAIAWDGGRVAARALCDALPLLSAGGRVSVITVQDEKALGASGIAQTLTAALERRGYAAKAVNITLDNRPIATALQKTALSEGAHLLAMGGFGHSRLRDFILGGATKGVFSDLRLPVLLSH from the coding sequence ATGCCCAACCGCATCGCCTATCTGCCGGTCAACACCTATCCGGAAGCAGCGCCGGATCCGGCTATCCTGGCAGCGGTGGGCTTTGCGGCATCGCTAAGATGCGGATTGCACGTCTCAACCTTTGCAGTGGACGTCCCGCCGACGGCTTCCCCCATCGGCGGCTTTCTCATCAACGTCGAGGGCATGGCGCGCGCCGCCGAAGACCGCAGCAAGGCAGAATGCGCACGCCTGCACACCCTCATCAAGGGGGCGGCGCAGCCAGAACTCAACCTGTCCATCACGAACCAAACGGTGATGATGGGCGCTGCCCTTGAAGCCGCCACGACCGAGGCGCGAAGCTATGATCTCGCGGTGTTGCCTTGGTCCTCCGATACGCTTTCAGCGCAGGACATGGCACAGTCGCTTGTCTTCGGGGCTGGCGTGCCGGTGATCCTTGTGCCGCCGTCGGCAATTGCCGCGTCCGTCGATCATATCGCCATCGCCTGGGATGGAGGCAGGGTTGCCGCACGGGCGCTGTGTGACGCGCTTCCGCTGCTCTCTGCGGGTGGGCGCGTTTCGGTCATCACGGTGCAGGATGAAAAAGCGCTGGGTGCTTCCGGCATCGCGCAAACCCTGACTGCCGCGCTTGAACGGCGCGGATATGCGGCAAAGGCAGTCAACATCACCCTTGATAACCGCCCGATAGCAACGGCGCTGCAAAAGACCGCCCTGTCAGAAGGCGCGCACCTCTTGGCAATGGGCGGCTTCGGCCACTCCCGCCTGCGCGATTTCATTCTGGGCGGGGCGACAAAGGGCGTGTTCTCGGACCTTCGACTCCCAGTTCTGCTTTCACATTAA